One stretch of Solenopsis invicta isolate M01_SB chromosome 16, UNIL_Sinv_3.0, whole genome shotgun sequence DNA includes these proteins:
- the LOC105206756 gene encoding farnesyl pyrophosphate synthase-like yields the protein MAPLLSKTMWETMEEETQAMMAVWPEIVHDIMEHIKNNPDIDKWMNKVLQYNVSETKHLHSLTVVYAYKSITPSEQQTEDNIRLARILGWCTEMTLAYLIMIDDILDQAIFRREKPCWYRHDGTDLMAINDALLLQSNVYYLIEKHFKGKECYINLVETFLQATFDTQIGQFLDMSSTSKKFNLDRFTMNRYNSIAYSKSSEIAFLMPVFLAMHYAGIEKVQEMFKQSETILLELGQFYQIQDDCLGCFFDLRKDNTDIEEGKCMWLIVKALELVTPEQRKTLEECYGVLDPEKTKCVKQLYIDLDLQNAYFKHEKETYNAITALIEKISYKNLQHFFMGLLEKLYGRRICFG from the exons ATGGCTCctcttttatctaaaacaatGTGGGAAACGATGGAGGAAGAAACTCAGGCAATGATGGCAGTGTGGCCGGAAATTGTTCATGACATCATGGAACATATCAAGAACAATCCTGATATTGATAAGTGGATGAACAAA gtattacaatataatgtcTCAGAAACAAAGCATCTTCATAGCTTAACAGTAGTTTATGCATATAAATCGATAACACCTAGTGAACAGCAGACAGAAGATAACATTCGCTTAGCAAGGATTTTAGGATGGTGTACGGAAATG aCGTTGGCCTATTTGATCATGATTGACGACATTTTAGATCAGGCAATATTTCGCAGAGAAAAACCATGTTGGTATCGACATGACGGAACAGATTTAATGGCAATCAATGATGCTTTATTGTTACAGAGCaatgtgtattatttaatagaaaaacattttaaagggAAAGAATGTTACATTAATTTAGTAGAAACATTTCTAcag GCTACATTTGATACACAAATAGGGCAGTTTTTGGATATGTCCTCGacttcaaagaaatttaatctggATCGATTTACAATGAATCGATATAATTCCATCGCTTACTCCAAATCATCAGAAATAGCATTTTTAATGCCAGTATTTTTAGCAATGCATTAT GCTGGAATCGAAAAAGTTCAAGAGATGTTCAAGCAATCAGAAACTATCTTGTTAGAGTTGGGACAGTTTTATCAAATTCAAGACGATTGCTTAGGTTGCTTTTTCGATTTGCGCAAAGATAATACTGATATAGAAGAAGGAAAATGTATGTGGTTAATTGTTAAAGCTCTTGAACTCGTCACTCCGGAACAGCGTAAAACTTTAGAA GAATGTTACGGAGTTTTGGATCCGGAGAAAACAAAATGCGTAAAACAGCTCTACATTGATTTGGATTTGCAGAATGCTTATTTTAAACACGAAAAAGAAACATATAATGCAATAACTGCACTGATAGAGAAAATATCATACAAAAATCTACAACATTTTTTCATGGGTTTATTAGAGAAGCTTTATGGCAGACGAATCTGTTTTGGATAA